Part of the Scyliorhinus torazame isolate Kashiwa2021f chromosome 25, sScyTor2.1, whole genome shotgun sequence genome, GAACAGAGCAGTAGTAGTGTTAAGAGTTCAAGAGTCTCTGGTTAACGGCcctgaaaaaataaatttagctcGGACGAaagtagtataaagatgatttcctgaggtatggttttgtcaattgtgacaatgcaaatgGGAGGCAAATCCCATGTGTGttaagaatatagaacatacagtgcagaaggaggccattcagcccatcgagtgcaccgacccacttaagccctcacttccaccctatccccgtaacccaataaccccacctaacctttttggacactaagggcaatttagcatggccaattcacctaacctgcgcgtctttggactgtgggaggaaaccggagcacccggaggaaacccacgcacacacggggagaacgtgcagactccgcacagacagtgacccgacggggaatcaaacctgggaccctggcgctgtgaagccacagtgctatccacttgtgctaccgtgctgcccctagacgcagggaagtactggcaaatgagagaagtttcagaatttgaaagagaagtggtgtgtGAAAAATACCTTTGGAGGTTAAGACCCCAGAATCagctattaacttacagctgactccaaattaaaagattaTGCTGCATCAGTTTACCcgtgatagcacattaaaaacacggcaaaagcccatgaggctgtcagcattctggggtagcaaCTCCCAGGAGTatctagtgctgagtaaaacaagcattttgttgctattgcccatcACGATGACCTACATATGAGGTTGAATTATCCGTTTTCACAAAGACGAAGACAGCACAAAGCAACTGGCTGAAGTTTGCACCTGATATGTGCGTTGCTCTCTGCTTCTTTGAACCGGAAGAGGAGCTGGCTCCTCTTACTCATTAAAAGGTAATCGAACatgggcgtgtgtcgcgaaggtcggttggcctgggtcccgaaggttggtggttgccaaaagtgggtcctgggaaaaaaaagtttgaaaaaagcTGGTGCTGAGGCTGTGGAAGGTGGTTTTAACTTCAAACTGCCACTAGAGGTTTATAGCAGAATTTAATCTGCTCTACCGTATTGGGTTTAACCATAGAGACTGATGCCACCTGGTGGCCTAAATTAAATTGTACAACAACCTGTGGAATATAATCTCAGCCACCAGGGGGCACCAGACGGTAGAAAGGTTAATTACATACTCCAATATCAGTATTATAAaaacctacagcacagaaggagggtgTTTGGCCCGTCGAACCCCTGCTGGCTCCTTGGAAGAGCAGTTGTGCTCAGTTCTAGCACTCTCCTCCGTTTTTCCTCATGACCCTACAAGTTCGCCATCCTCAAGTACCTGTCCAAATCCCTTTTAAAATGTCCTATTCAGTTAAAGCATCCCAGGCCCGGATagctctgtgtgaaaacatttctccccatcacccctctaGATCTTTTGTCAGTGATTTTCGACCCATGACCTCTGGTTTATTCTCACTGACCAATCAGAACCATCTTTCTGTGACTGCGCTATCAGAACCTTCCATCGTCAACACCATTAGGCTTCATTTAGATTATatctagaatccttacagtgcagaaggaagccattcagcccatttagaatgcacgacccttggaaagagcaccctgcttaagcccacgcctccagcctaacccagtaaccccacccaaccattttggggcaatttatcctggccaatccacctaacctgcacgtctctgaactgtgggaggaaaccggagcacccggaggaaacccacgcacacacggggagaacgtgcagactccgcacagacagtgacccaagccgggaatcgaacctgggtccctggagttatgaggcagcagtgctaaccactgtgtcaccgtgcctccCCTTCAGACGCCACTGTCTTGTGATCCGCAGTAATTGTAGTCTAGCGTAGTAAAGATGATCTTACCGGCAATGTGAGGTGGGAATACAGCCACATAATCCAGCTCAGACTTCTTCAGTACTTCATACATCCTCTGGTGGTCCTTCGTCAACTCCAGCAATTGTGGCGGGATCTTGGCTTCATCCCATAGCAGGAACGCTGCAGAAGTGGAAATGTCACATCAACTGGCCGCATCTTTCCTCTGCCCTCGCTGAGCTCGGATatattgtcgtccccccccccccccccccccccccgcccaatcctgCCATGTTCCCTAGCCCTGTGTGGTACATGGCCCCCCCGCCATGCCACAAGATCGCAACCTTTTTACCCGTGCTCTGTAAGTGGCTTGATCTCAGCTGGGCCATCAGTTATCTCTGGAACCCCAGCCCAGCAGCTGTGAGCGACCTTGGAACCCTACCCCGGACAGAATCAGATCCTCTGGAACTCTACCCTGATGCAAGTCAGAACCTCCGTAACTGTATCCCAATAGGTCATACATCGCTTCCTGGAGATTTCCCTCCTAGCCGcaagccatcctgacttggaaaggcATCGATGTTCCTTCGGTATCATGGTAAcatagacatagaaacatagaatgtaggtgcaggagtaggccattcggcccctcgagcctgcaccaccattcaatatcatggctgatcgtgcaaattcagtatcccactcccgctttctctccataccccttgatccctttagccgcagaggccacgtccagctccctcttgagtaTATCCAACCAACcggccccaactgctttctgtgggagagaattccacaagttcacagttCTCTGAGAGaacaagttcttcctcatctcagtcctgaatggctcagtaagaagtcttacagcaccaggttaaagtccaacaggtttgtttcaaatcactagctttcggagcgctgccccttcctcaggggaatgattggtgttgtaagacttcgtactgtgctcaccccagtccaacgctggcatctccactgaATGTCTTAgcccttattctgaggctgtgacccctagttctgggggGGGGTGTCaaaatccctaacagcactgtgggtgtacctacaccaaatggagcggttcaagaaggcggctcaccgtcaccttctcaagggcaattagggatgggcaataaatgctggtctagccagcaatacccacatctcaCGAGGGAATTTTTTTAGAAAACCCATGAAGACGGTGTCATGGACCTGAGATAATAGATTAGGAGATGCTCATGCCTGTCTGTGGAACCCACACATTCCACCACCAAGGCCTTCGAAACGGAAATATAGGTGTGTGATCCAAGGCTGAATCGTCCATGCTGCGATTAGATTGAATAACGCTTCTCCGGATGGCTATCTGAATATTTTCCTGACATGCACGGTTTTCTGACTCTCTTTGCCTCCTTGTTAAGGCACTGGTCGGCCATTAGATTCTATGTTAAGTAACCCTTGCTGCAATAGTCCGAATcgcagaggcagcaggggagggGGAAAACTCCCAATTTAGGCATTTCGATATGGTGTTAAACACCATCAAATGGCTGAGTGCCAACCGTTGCGAAGGCAAAATGAGTGAATAAAGTGTCAgccagtgagggagtgcagcattgtcagaaccGCCGGACGTTTACGGCGAGAGGTTTAATCGACCCTCAAAGACCCCATTTTAGAAGAACCACCAAGGTGTTATTCTTGGTAGTCTGGGCAATGTTTATTCCTCGACCAACAATATCTGATCATAAATGGGGggagatggtggcgcagtggtaatgtcactggactagcaatccagagacctcaGGGTAATGcccaggggacatgggttcaaaccccaccgtgGCAGCATgcacaatttaaattcaattaataaaatctggaattgaaagctagtctcagtaatggcgaccccCCCCACTTtgttcactttagggaaggaaatctgccgtccttacccggtctggcctacatttgactccagaccccacagcaatggggttgactcttaactgtccctctgaaatggcctcgtaaGCTAATCAGCTCATTATAGCAGGGGCTACAGTCCAAAATTGGCTTTAAAGCGCTTTGGGATATCCAgatgttgtgaaaggtgctatataaatccagAGTTTCGTCCTTTATTTTGACTTACTTGACATACAAGCCACCACCTTCCTCACGTGGTGGGCCTTCATCGCTTCGACAATGTTCCGGGTTCCCTCGGACATCATTGTAGTCGGGCCTGTGGGAGGCAGAGACATACCAACAAGCTTTTACCGCAAGATTTCAAGTCCAAGAGCTTTTTTTATAGGCACTACACTCCCAGAGGTTCAGTGTGATAATCCTCACGAGGGCCATGGGGGAAAACGATGATTGATCGCCCCATGGGCTTCGTAGAATACGGGTTCCCGTGGTGAGCGGGCTGGGGCTCAAAGCgtgacctttaaatgtagctcccagaccaggagttcccgatagtcctgggcCGGGACGTTTGTTTTGTGAGCTGGGGGAGGGGCTTTGTTTGCCTTTGAATCCGCACTTCGTagaattattacattggcgacaagGATCAAGCACGGGATTTGGAGCACCCCTTTCGAAACTCTCCAACAACAGATCCGgtaagaaacaaagcaaaaagaaaaacCCGGAAATGCCCTTGTTTGGGAAACTCGAGGCCttcactggaaatgctggattttctGTATGGAGCGGCCGTTGATGCAGTGTAGGACTGGCCAAACGTATGCGCTACTTCTTCTGCGCCAAAGGCATAGAAGGGGATGCCAGACATAAAGTAATCCTTCTAACTGCATGTGGGGCCCCGACATTCAGCATTGTTAAGAGTTTAACTTACTTTGCAGCCCCTGACGCTAAATCGTTTGACGAGCTTGTGGATCTAGGAAAGAACCATTGTGACCCAAAGCCGTCCGTAATCCGAGTACTGTGAGTTTGGTCCATCCCTGACAGAGATGCTGCGCGACCGGCTAGTGTGTGGGATCAATAATGTCGCGATCCAAAaaaattgtgggcagcacagtagcatagtgggcagcacggtagcacagtggttagcaccgttgcttccaggttctattcccggcttgggtcactgactgtgcggagtctgcatgttctccctgtgtatgtgtgggtttcctctgggtgctccggtttcctctcatggtccaaagtgtgcaggttaggtggattggccatgataaattgccttagtgtccgaaaaaaggttaggtggggttacggggatagggtggaggtgtgggcttaagtgggtgctctttccaagggccagtgcagacccttctgcactgtcaattctatgataacccACCCTAGACCTCAAGACGGCTTAAGAATTAGCAGTATCCTTGGGAAAGGCAGAGAAAGGGGCCCAAGAATTGCAAGGGATGATAGTCAGTAGCGTTCTCAGGCTGGGAAGGGGGTTGAACACCCCCTCATACAGAAAATCCAGCATTTCTAGTGAAGGCCTCACCCACTATCAACTCAACATTCAGCAAGGACATTCCGGCATCTCAAATGACAGGCAGATAAGCATAGAAGTACCAGGGAAGCTTCCCCAGAAGGCTTCCCCAGAGAGTTTCCCCACGGCTGCTGCAAGTGTGGCCAAAGGCCATGACCCAGGCAAGGCTGCTAGGAGCAGTAGTATGCCTGCCGCCCAGGCCGGAAGCCAAAGCCTCCTCAGGCCCCGGCCTTGCAAGTCTTATCAGCCCATAGAGGACGAAACAATGCAGCTAAACTGCATCATCACCCCTAAGGCTGCCCCGACAAAGATAACACTCTATCAATGGCCATCACCTGGAAATAGAGTTGGATACAGGTGCCCATCCAAAGGATTCAACCAGAGGCTTAAAGCCTTTCCAGGGTCTGGCCCTATTGGGTTGGAGTCGGTCGGTCACCCACCACCCTGAGTGATAGCTGGCCCATCACCGAAACAAGGGAAACAAAACTACAGCAGCTCTCTGAACGAGCTGTCATCAGTCATACGGACAGGAAAAGGAAACTGCCCAATCTTGTCACTGTTAGCACCTCCACTGGCTGAACTATGTAATTACAGCGTGACAAGTTTACATAGGAAGGTTCTAGTATCAATGTTGACAtaggaatttataatggagaagGTGAAGTGCTGACCAAATATTTTTAATATATCATTGGACAGATTATTGCCAATTAGCACTTCAGAAACCTTGATGACTTATGGGCGATAGTGAATTCCCACTACAGAAATAGGTTTATGTTGGGTGTTGGCGTTCTGGATAATCCCCCTCCTATTTTAAGTCATCTCACCTCATCAGGTTATATTTCAATTCTTTCCACCCACCTATGTTTATTTAACTTCCCCTTAAGCTCATCAGTGCTACTCACCacatggtagtgagttccacatagcTGTCCCAAAGCCTGGCAGAGAGACTTACTCAGGACGTTCCTGGTTCCCAGAATAACGATGACTCCGTCCTGACCTTTGACTGCCTTCTGGACATCTTGCTTATTCAGGACGTCACCCACGATGACCGTTATCCCCTTGCATTCCGCTGGCAGTCGGGCTGGGTCACGGACCAGAACGGTGACCTCGTAACCTATGAGAAAATGGACACGTGGAGTGGGGAATGATTCGGATGTCGGAACCACAGTGGCCAAGGATAATTCCCACCCTGAATAATCCCTCCACATTTTATCTTGAATTCAAGTCTGGGGCGTTTTCCTCCCTtgacaccttgggcgtcattctccgccggcgggagtctccgttctgccggcgcccgggggtttcccgacggcgtggggctgccccacaatgggaaaccccattgaccggccggtgttacggagactcccgccggccggtcggcgcagaaatgtggcggggcgggtaggagaatttcgccccttatgttcaGGGATTGTGTTACTCTACAATTTAACCCCAGTGTGATGCAGAATGAAACCACAGTTCAAGCCCCGTTCTCGCTATGGTAACCCATGGATGTCCTGCCTCCTCTCCACACTTGCTGAGTGATGCCCCTCAAGCTATGAGTAGTCAAAATGTCtccctgtgggcggcacggtggcgcagtggttagcactgctgcctcacggcgccgaggtcccaggttcgatcccggctctgggtcactgtccgtgtggagtttgcacattctccccgtgtttgcgtgggtttcgccccacaaccccaagatgtgcaggctacgtggattggccacgctaaattgccccttaattggaaaaaatgaattgggtactctaaatttttattttttttaatgtctcTCTGTAATGTAGCAAGATACCTATGGTCCTGTGGGACAATGGTTAGAGATAACTTAATCCTTTAACTCCATCTGTCATCAACTACAACTGATGGGGGTTTAGGAATCGTTTCAGTGTCACTATGTTCCAACCCTTTAGTTTTATTCTGGTCCCATTTTTCCTCCCAAACTCTCCTGAAGGTGAAGTGTTAGAATCTGCCCACTGAAAATGCTTATTAGCCTCAGAACATCTGGCAGCTTCTGGCCATTCTGCAGTTGAATGTGTGTCAATTACATTTGATTGCATGCAAGTGGAAAGCACTCAGTCAGGTTTCACTTGAACAGGTATAGGGGGGTACTGATGGAAACTGAGGTGTGGTTGAGGTAGGAGGTGTACGCCTGCAATGTCTCACTCTGTTAATAAATGTTATACCGAATAAAGATTGACTCCAGTTCTAACTTTCACTAGCTGGCTTCCTTCAATATAACAGCACTGTTTAACAAAAAGCCCAGATTGAGGAAAGGCCTGTTTTCTGAAACAGGTTTGACTCACTTGATAGACGTAGcaggaattcatagaatccctacagtgcagaaggagaccattcagcccatcaggtctgcaccaacccactcccccacctgttccccataaccccatctaacctgcatatccctcgataccaaggagcaattttatcatggccaatccacctaacctgccccatcTTTGGACTCCTCCCACACTGATCTGTCATCCAAATGTTTTCATTTGCCCATGGGAAGTGAGCATCATTTGCAAGGACAGCATCcaatgtccattcctaattgccccttgagaaggtggcggtgagccgccttcttgagccgctgcagtccctgtggtgtaggtacacccaatgtgctgttagggaggggagttccaggattttgacccagcgaccatgaaagaacggctgatatatttccaagtcaggatactgTGCGCCATGGAGGGAAGTTGACAGCGGTGCTGTCCCCAAGCACTTGCTGCTGCTATGCCTCTAGGTGGTAGAGCTTGGACAGTCTTGCagggcatcttgtaaatggtacacattctGCTGAGTGccgttggtggagggggtgaatgtgtaagGTGGGGGGTGGGATGCTGATCAAGTGGGCTTCTTTGTTCGGAAGGCTGCTGGGTTAGAACTgttcccatccaggcaagtggtgagtatccagcacactcctgacttgtagcttgtagatagtggacaggcttcagggggtcaggaggtgagttactcacctcagacTTGCTCTTGTAGACACatgtatatggctggtccagttcggtTTCTCATCAACGGTAAGCATCTcagcccccagaatgttgatagtgggggattcagcgatggacaTGCCATTGAAGATCAAGAGAAAGTCAGACTTCCTCTTATTGGGGATGGTCATTCCCTGACCCTTTCGTGGCATGAATGTTTCTGACCACTCAGTGAACCAAGcccgaatgttgtccaggtctaccTGCTTTTCAGACACTGACGTGTAAACTCCATCTTGTGTGGCAGTATCGGAGAAGGTCCAATTGGAACTATAATGCTGCAATCATTAACAACCATCCCCTCACCCGACCTCGAGTTGATTAAAGTCCCTCCCTGTCACAGGGAGATAGGAAAGTGAAACCAGCAGCCCCTTCACTTATCTGCCAGCTGCAGGCCGTTGTTTGATCAAGGAAGGAACCAGCCAATGAGCGGCAATGCTTGTGAGAACGAGTCAGCAAAAACACAACGCGAGTCAGCAAAGAGAGGCGGAGAGGAACCAACAATTGGGCCGAAGGTCGTCAGCCGAGTTGCACAAATGTCTTTTTCGCCGACGGAAAAGGAGGGATTTGCATTTCGATAGCTCCTTGCAGAATGTCCCGAGGTGCTTTCCAGTCGATCGAGGAAATGTTGGaaggaaaataggagcagaaggaggccattcagcccctcaagcatgttcaccattcaatgagatcatggctaacccATATCCCTTAAAAACCTTTGGTTTACGAAAAGCTCTCCATTTCAGTATTAACAATTGATCGGGCATCAATGATCCTTTGCAAATTCCCAATTCCatttctctccccacacccaggCAGACATTTGTTCATTTGCATGGCTCGTTATTCCCGGATTAGGTCACTAGTCTGTCGACAGGGGCTTACAGCTCGAGGGCcctactccacatcaagcatggctgacgggAGTCtgtcccactcttaccaccagccattggcgtgtttgggaGAATTTGGCGGGTCGGCCATGTTACAAACCCACCTTCCTTGGCCgtccaagatctggacaacattgagGCTCGGCCTGCTAAATGGTCAGAAACATTCCTGGGGCGGGACACAAACCCGGAGCTgggaggctaacccactgcgccataaaACCTCCATCCTTTGCATAAGAGAGGTCCAAACTTGATTTCCCTTGTGTGTGTCCTTATCGTTTAAAaaaagtctttattagtgtcacaagtcggcttacattaacattgcagtgaagttactgtgaaaatccccgagtcgccatactccggcgcctgttcgggtacacggagggagaattcagaatgttcaattcatctaacaagcacgtctttcaggacttgtgggaggaaaccggagcaatcccacggggagaacgtgcagactccgcacagacagtgatccaagccgggaatcgaacctgggtccctggagctgtgaagcaacagtgccaccgtgccgcccactgtgataACAGCTAAGTGGTCAACTTGGATTCATCTGCCCtggtgcccctcccctccccccactcccaggcatCACCCGGAAAGggaacaggggagagagagaggggaatggggaagaggggtggggagcGGCAATGCTCCAGGATTTGAGCGCAACATGTCGAGCTGacactcccagtgtgtgtgtgcagtactgagggagcgctgcactgtcagaggtgccaattTTCAGTTCAAAAGTTAAACCGtgccccgtctgccctctcaggtagacGTGGTTTCCAAGGGGAGCCCCCaactgcctccccccgcccccccccccccattggtccaGGACCATAAGACCgtgattgtaaagcactttgggacgtccagGGGCTGTGTAAATACAACTCCTCACTCTTTTCAAACGTCCATGACTGCACACAGGAGCTATGCATGTCGGTGTGTGTACGTAAGAACTGAAAATGTAAATTAATGTCCCATCATGAACTTCAAATTAGAATGGAGTCCTGGAAAGGAAACTTCACCCAGCACAGGGAGTCTAAACTCCATCTTGTCTGGCAGTATATCTGCGCAATTTAACGTCAACACAGAGGAACTGTTCCCTCAGCGCCAGAAATGGCCGAATGTCCTTGACTCGCTCGCTGGTTGATTaatattagcccccccccccccccgccccgcccccacacacacatacacacacacactgggcaaaGAGGGGCCAGAGAATAAGAAAGTGTCCACTTAACTACCCACTTAACTAGATCCCCAAACTGCAACTGAGGAAAGCTGCCCTTGCTGAccacgtctgcccccccccccccctaatctcaCTGGTCAGAATACCGGGTCCCACTGGTCAGTTTCCCGAGTCTCAGTGGTCAGTGTCTGGTCAGTTTCCTGAATTTCACTGACCAGTGTCTGGTCAGTTTCCTGAATTTCACTGACCAGTGTCTGGTCAGTTTCCCGGGTCTCACTGGTCAGTTTCCCGGGTCGGTATCTGGTCAGTTTCCCGGGTCTCACTGGTCAGTATCTGGTCAGTTTCCCGGGTCCCACTGGTCAGTGTCTGGTCAGTTTCCTGAGTCTCACTGATCAGTTTCCCGGGTCTCATTGGTCAGTTTCCCGGGTCTCACTGGTCAGTTTCCCGGGTCTCACTGGTCAGTTTCACgggtctcactggtcagtgtcccgggtctcactggtcagtgtctggtcAGTTTCCCGGGTCTCACTGGTCAGTTTCCCTGGAGGATTGCGGCCGGTTCTCACCTGCAGCGATTGCCTGCGGCAGGGTGGCGAGTCCTGTCATCCCGGTGGAGCCGAATATCGCCACCTTTACCCCCATGTTTGAGCTGAatcctcagtctgtctctctctctctccaccgcgCACCGACCCGAATGTTCTGTCTCTCCTCGATTTGTAACATTCTCTTCGGCTTCCGGACAAGACTCCTCCCAGCGGCCGGGGACCGCCCCCAGAACAgagatctcccctccctcccccgcccatctcccccccctcccccgcccatctccccctccccggctcacctcccctccctccccccgcccatctccccctgccccacccatctcccctcccccatccatctcccctccctccacccatctcctcctccccggcccatctccccctccctccacccatctccccctccccccgcccatctccccctcccccccgcccatctccccctccctccacccatctccccctcccttcacccatctccccctcccttcacccatctccctctcactccacccatctcccatctccccctccccacccatctccccctccctccgtccatcttccctcccccgcccatctccccctcccccacccatctccccctccccctctccctacccatctccccctctcccgctccctccacccatctccacctcctccacccatctcccctccttccacccatctccccctccccggtacatctccccctccccacccatctccccctcccctccacccatctccccctccccccacccatcccccccccaccccatctccccctcccccccaccccatctccccctcccccccaccccatctcccccccaccccatctccccctccccatccccatctccccctccccatctccatctccccctccccatctccccccacccatcccaccgggggccagggatgtctcggatcgtgtcttcaggatccttaagggggagggggagcagccagaagtcgtggtgcacattggtaccaacgacgtaggtaggaaaaggggtgtggaggtaacaaacgagtttagggagttaggctggaagttaaaagccaggacggacagagttgtcatctctggtttgttgccagtgccacatgatagcgaggctaggaatagggagagagtgcagctgaacacgtggctgcaggaatggtgtaggagggagggcttcaggtatttggataattgaagcgcattctggggaaggtgggacctgtacaaacaggacgggttgcatctgaaccagaggggcaccaatatcctgggaggaaggtttctagtactcttcgggagggtttaaactaatttggcaggggaatgggaaccggatttgtagtccagcaactaaggtagccgatattcaggacgccaaagcgtgtagtgaggcagcggggaagggaacactgacaaaggagattacttgcaggcatggagatgggttgaagtgtgtatacttcaacgcaagaagcatcaggaataaggtgggtgaacttaaggcatggagcggtacttgggactacgatgtggtggccatcacggaaacttggatagaagaggggagaaatggttgttggaggtccctggttatagatgtttcaataagattggggagggtgataaaagaggtggggggggggggggcactgttaattagagatagtataacagctgcagaaaggcagttcgaggagaatcagcctactgaggcagtatgggttgaagtccgaaataggaaaggagcagtcaccttgttaggagttttctataggcccccaaatagtagcagatatgtggaggaacagattttggaaaggtgcagaagtcacagggtagtagtcatgggtgacttcaacttcccaaacattgagtggaaactctttagatcaaatagtttggatggggtggtgtttgtgcagtctgTCCAGGAAGctcttctaacacagtatgtagattgtccgaccagaggggaggccatattg contains:
- the blvrb gene encoding flavin reductase (NADPH), producing the protein MGVKVAIFGSTGMTGLATLPQAIAAGYEVTVLVRDPARLPAECKGITVIVGDVLNKQDVQKAVKGQDGVIVILGTRNVLSPTTMMSEGTRNIVEAMKAHHVRKVVACMSTFLLWDEAKIPPQLLELTKDHQRMYEVLKKSELDYVAVFPPHIADEHPLTGNYAVSVNERGGRVISKHDLGHFFLKCLTTSEYDGKFICPSGNYTHP